One part of the Rutidosis leptorrhynchoides isolate AG116_Rl617_1_P2 chromosome 1, CSIRO_AGI_Rlap_v1, whole genome shotgun sequence genome encodes these proteins:
- the LOC139886337 gene encoding cyclin-D3-1-like, producing the protein MATLSPYSSSFISTLFCNEEQLDDDGQDIEDEFTQTPHQHSFDRHFPHPLDQQDLFWEHEELVSLFTKEQEQQQQQQQQSLCLLSLDKTDPSVFVDRKVGVNWILKVKSYYGFTDLTAILAINYLDRFLYSVHFQNDKPWMIQLVAVTCLSLAAKLEETQVPPLLDLQVEDSEFLFEATTIQKMELLVMSTLKWRMNPVTPISFLDHIVRRLGLTNHLHLHLHWDFFKKCEARILCVVSDSRFLFYKPSVLATATMLHVLDEINPQNSIDYKSQLLDLLKITKGSMHECYELVIELSYDMNNIRKHDSNEPTIYPESPAGVIDFTCDESSNESWEFNSYLNNPNEPLFKKTRIDHHQFRPFGSLKSFEPLVSP; encoded by the exons ATGGCCACTTTATCACCATACTCATCATCTTTCATAAGTACCCTCTTTTGCAATGAAGAACAATTAGATGATGATGGTCAAGATATTGAAGATGAATTTACACAAACCCCCCATCAACATTCATTTGATCGTCATTTCCCTCATCCCCTTGACCAACAAGATTTGTTTTGGGAACATGAAGAGCTTGTATCTTTATTTACTAAGgagcaagaacaacaacaacaacaacaacaacaaagctTATGTCTTTTAAGTTTGGACAAAACAGATCCCTCTGTTTTTGTTGATAGGAAAGTGGGTGTGAATTGGATCCTTAAGGTTAAAAGTTATTATGGTTTCACAGATCTTACAGCCATTTTGGCCATCAATTATCTTGATAGGTTTCTGTATAGTGTCCACTTTCAGAATGATAAGCCATGGATGATTCAACTTGTTGCTGTTACTTGTCTCTCTTTGGCTGCTAAACTTGAAGAAACTCAAGTGCCACCTCTTTTAGATCTTCAG GTTGAAGACAGTGAGTTCTTGTTTGAGGCAACAACCATACAGAAAATGGAGCTTTTGGTGATGTCAACACTGAAATGGAGGATGAACCCAGTTACACCAATCTCATTTCTTGATCATATTGTAAGAAGGCTTGGGCTAAcgaatcatcttcatcttcatcttcattggGATTTCTTTAAGAAATGTGAAGCTCGCATTCTTTGTGTAGTTTCAG ATTCAAGATTCCTGTTTTACAAACCATCTGTACTGGCCACAGCTACAATGCTCCATGTTTTAGATGAAATTAACCCTCAAAACTCCATTGACTACAAAAGTCAACTTCTGGATCTTCTCAAAATCACTAAG GGGAGCATGCACGAGTGTTACGAGCTAGTCATTGAGCTTTCTTATGACATGAACAATATACGAAAACATGATTCAAACGAGCCAACAATATATCCCGAGAGTCCAGCTGGTGTAATTGATTTCACGTGTGATGAAAGTTCAAATGAATCATGGGAATTTAACTCTTATCTTAATAATCCCAACGAACCATTGTTCAAGAAAACACGAATTGATCATCATCAATTTAGGCCGTTTGGTTCTCTTAAAAGCTTTGAGCCACTCGTGAGCCCTTGA